A single window of Xylocopilactobacillus apicola DNA harbors:
- a CDS encoding MFS transporter — protein MAAVFIATFMTSVEVTIVTTALPEIISALNGLAAQSWIMSAYLLTTAITTPIYGKLADSWGRRKIFQWGVIVFTIGSLFSGLARTMPILIIARAVQGIGAGAVMPLTFTIIADYYDFKERAKVLALNNSAWALSSLVGPMIGGFLVDTLSWHWVFFVNVPLGILVAILIQFGYREPKSESSNFKIDHKGISLLTIALITLLMGVQLLAKQIIIAIVLLIISVVSIYLFIRAEKMVSDPLISPKLFKNQTFFAQIATATILSGVLMGYEVYFPIWLQSLYRLSATTAGMVVTSSSVLWLISSFFVGPLLNRFIPKKISLTVVSVLIISYSILSFAGLNFPVWAFYVIAMVNGAGMGIVISMNLVLAQNSAPTEMVGSASSIVTLGRSLGQTVMTGVYGTILNLMINATRGTIPFSKINNMISSSGKTNHPTVEMAQVVLNGLHGIFISAAILLVICWFINLRDPLNKIVDK, from the coding sequence ATGGCCGCGGTTTTTATTGCAACATTTATGACAAGTGTCGAAGTGACAATTGTAACCACGGCACTTCCAGAAATTATTAGTGCTCTTAACGGTCTTGCGGCACAAAGTTGGATTATGAGTGCTTATTTACTGACCACAGCTATTACAACTCCTATTTACGGTAAATTAGCCGATTCTTGGGGGCGACGAAAAATTTTTCAATGGGGAGTAATTGTCTTTACTATCGGTTCTTTATTTAGCGGTCTTGCTCGTACGATGCCAATTTTAATTATTGCCCGAGCAGTTCAAGGTATTGGCGCAGGCGCGGTCATGCCTCTTACCTTTACGATCATTGCAGATTATTATGATTTCAAAGAAAGGGCAAAAGTTTTAGCTTTAAATAATAGTGCCTGGGCGCTTTCTTCCCTAGTCGGACCAATGATTGGCGGTTTTCTAGTTGATACTTTATCTTGGCACTGGGTCTTCTTTGTTAATGTCCCACTTGGAATTCTCGTAGCGATTTTAATCCAATTTGGATATCGAGAACCAAAAAGTGAATCTAGTAATTTTAAAATTGATCACAAGGGAATTTCACTTTTAACTATTGCCTTAATCACTCTTCTGATGGGAGTTCAACTTCTAGCTAAACAGATTATTATTGCAATTGTCCTCTTAATTATTTCTGTTGTTTCAATTTACCTTTTTATCCGCGCCGAAAAAATGGTTAGTGATCCCCTAATATCACCCAAATTGTTTAAAAATCAAACTTTTTTTGCTCAAATTGCGACTGCAACAATTCTCAGTGGAGTTTTGATGGGTTATGAGGTATATTTCCCAATTTGGCTCCAATCGCTTTACCGTTTGAGTGCAACGACAGCTGGCATGGTCGTTACTTCAAGTTCTGTCTTATGGCTGATTTCCTCATTCTTTGTTGGACCTTTATTAAATCGTTTTATTCCAAAAAAAATCAGTCTGACCGTCGTTAGCGTGCTAATTATTTCTTATTCAATCCTAAGCTTCGCTGGCTTAAACTTTCCAGTCTGGGCTTTTTATGTAATCGCAATGGTTAATGGTGCTGGAATGGGGATTGTGATTAGCATGAATCTTGTCTTAGCTCAAAATTCAGCGCCTACCGAAATGGTCGGATCAGCATCTTCAATCGTCACATTGGGTCGATCGCTTGGTCAGACTGTAATGACGGGGGTCTATGGAACTATTTTAAATTTGATGATAAATGCTACTCGGGGCACGATTCCGTTCAGTAAGATCAATAACATGATTAGTTCAAGCGGCAAAACAAATCATCCAACAGTCGAAATGGCACAAGTCGTTTTAAATGGATTACATGGGATTTTTATCTCAGCTGCTATTCTACTGGTTATATGTTGGTTTATTAATCTGCGTGATCCTTTAAACAAAATTGTCGATAAATAA
- a CDS encoding MarR family winged helix-turn-helix transcriptional regulator: MDNFGPLIKKANTLIEKELNNQMRKIFTETNLTGPQVALLVFLFEANGKMISQKELETTFAISHPTIRGIIKRLVQQDLINTAVPQNDKRQVVLSLTDRGVSLMNENIEQIQLTMEQVNHKIISNISKGSQEELSVNLKQIIQNFS, encoded by the coding sequence ATGGACAATTTTGGGCCTCTCATTAAGAAAGCCAACACTTTAATTGAGAAAGAACTAAATAATCAAATGCGAAAAATTTTTACAGAAACAAATTTAACTGGACCTCAAGTGGCCCTATTGGTTTTTCTATTTGAAGCCAATGGCAAAATGATTTCGCAAAAAGAACTGGAAACAACTTTTGCGATCAGCCACCCAACAATTAGGGGAATTATTAAGCGCTTGGTTCAGCAAGACTTGATTAATACCGCTGTCCCTCAAAATGATAAGCGACAGGTTGTCTTGTCATTAACCGATCGAGGCGTCTCATTAATGAATGAAAATATTGAGCAAATACAACTGACGATGGAACAAGTTAATCATAAAATCATTAGTAATATTTCTAAAGGGTCACAAGAAGAATTATCAGTTAATCTTAAACAAATTATTCAAAATTTTAGTTAA
- a CDS encoding FtsX-like permease family protein: protein MFLAIKEIKHEKLRYGLIIGMVMLISYLVYVLSGLATGLAAQNTQAIDSWDLKSIALNKDANVSLTQSLINTEQSRNLDLSSKESYVGQTPVVVKLADHKSVSTQFIGIENDSDIYQRIKLTEGHKVRNSNEIVADDSLKNSGYELGDEVKLSSSSDKFKLVGFTKNAKLNIAPVLYGELTTWRSLRSLPATFKASGVVSTDPNFKTHDDNLAVYSLKKFTVKLPGYNAQNLTFTFMIAFLIIISMIVIAIFLYILTIQKLPNYGVLRAQGIPARTLIINTLTQALLIVAIGIIFGAVLTFITMKLLPAAVPIALDYASLAGVTGGMLLTGVIGSLIPIHLIRKVDPIQLIQ, encoded by the coding sequence ATGTTTTTAGCAATCAAAGAAATTAAACATGAGAAGTTGCGTTACGGCTTGATTATCGGCATGGTGATGCTGATTAGTTATCTTGTTTATGTTTTAAGTGGACTTGCAACGGGGTTAGCCGCACAAAATACTCAGGCTATTGATTCATGGGATTTAAAATCTATCGCCTTAAATAAAGATGCAAATGTAAGTTTGACCCAATCTTTAATCAATACAGAGCAGAGTAGAAACTTAGATTTGTCCTCAAAAGAAAGTTATGTTGGTCAGACCCCCGTTGTGGTTAAATTAGCTGACCACAAAAGTGTTTCTACTCAATTTATTGGAATTGAAAATGATAGTGATATTTATCAACGAATTAAATTAACAGAAGGTCATAAAGTCAGAAATTCTAATGAAATTGTTGCAGATGATTCTTTAAAAAATAGTGGGTATGAGTTGGGTGATGAGGTAAAATTAAGCTCAAGCTCAGATAAATTTAAACTTGTTGGGTTTACTAAAAATGCGAAGTTAAATATTGCGCCCGTTTTATATGGTGAGCTAACAACTTGGCGAAGTTTAAGAAGTTTACCTGCGACATTTAAAGCAAGCGGTGTAGTATCTACTGATCCAAACTTTAAAACACACGATGATAATTTAGCTGTTTACTCGCTTAAAAAATTTACTGTTAAACTTCCAGGTTATAATGCTCAGAATCTAACTTTCACCTTCATGATTGCTTTTCTGATTATAATTTCGATGATCGTGATTGCCATTTTTCTTTATATCCTGACCATCCAAAAATTACCAAATTATGGAGTATTGCGAGCCCAAGGAATTCCAGCACGAACATTAATTATTAATACGTTGACTCAAGCATTATTAATTGTTGCGATTGGGATCATTTTTGGGGCCGTTTTAACTTTTATCACGATGAAATTGCTTCCTGCCGCAGTGCCGATTGCACTTGACTACGCTTCTTTAGCAGGGGTAACGGGTGGAATGTTACTTACAGGAGTTATTGGATCTTTGATTCCAATTCATTTAATTAGAAAAGTCGATCCAATTCAATTAATTCAGTAG
- a CDS encoding glycoside hydrolase family 1 protein — MLPNNFIWGASISAHQTEGAFDEDGKSLSVQDVRPRELDIADFKVAADHYHRYDEDISLLAQAGIKAMRISIPWTRIIPNGTGSVNQTAIEHYHQVFKTMHENQIEPFVTTYHFDLPESLQKQGGWLNEKTVQAYEQYVRVLFNEFGNEVSYWLTINEPNVMLLADRKILGFTYSHTERYQAFYNLMIAEKIAFKLCHEICPQGKIGPVPNISEVYPGSARPKDIRAAGYFNAVRNWSYLDFSVRGIINPIFQSYLHQTGIEMLIKPEDTELVTSNFPDFLGMNYYTTVTVEMTKKGQDRTNGISDQQSEDVYEDGFYKGLTNPFLQKNEFNWTVDPLGLETTLETVNDRYHLPIYITENGLGAYDELTSDHQVHDDYRISYLKDHLTSIENAVNSGVDVRGYLPWSAIDLVSVHEGMKKRYGLIYVDRTEDDLKNLARYPKDSYFWYQNVIKNNGV; from the coding sequence ATGTTACCGAATAATTTTATATGGGGAGCTTCAATCTCTGCGCATCAAACAGAAGGAGCGTTTGACGAGGATGGGAAGTCTCTTTCTGTTCAAGATGTTAGACCGCGCGAGTTGGATATTGCTGATTTTAAAGTTGCAGCTGATCACTATCATCGTTATGATGAGGATATCAGTTTGTTAGCACAAGCCGGAATTAAAGCTATGAGAATTTCAATTCCTTGGACCCGCATCATTCCAAATGGAACAGGTTCAGTTAATCAAACTGCGATTGAACATTATCATCAGGTTTTTAAAACCATGCATGAAAACCAGATTGAACCGTTTGTGACGACATATCATTTTGATTTGCCAGAAAGTCTTCAAAAACAAGGAGGGTGGTTAAACGAAAAAACGGTTCAGGCCTATGAGCAATACGTTCGAGTTTTATTTAATGAGTTTGGCAACGAAGTTAGTTACTGGCTAACGATCAACGAACCTAATGTAATGTTACTAGCTGATCGAAAAATTTTGGGATTTACTTATTCCCATACGGAGCGTTATCAAGCATTTTACAATTTGATGATAGCTGAAAAAATTGCTTTTAAACTTTGTCATGAGATTTGTCCTCAAGGAAAGATTGGTCCGGTTCCTAATATTTCCGAGGTTTATCCTGGCAGTGCACGGCCGAAGGATATTCGAGCTGCTGGGTATTTTAATGCTGTTAGAAATTGGTCCTACTTAGATTTTTCAGTTCGTGGAATCATTAATCCAATTTTCCAAAGCTATTTACATCAAACTGGTATTGAAATGTTGATCAAACCTGAAGATACAGAACTTGTAACTAGTAATTTTCCTGACTTTTTAGGGATGAATTACTATACTACAGTGACTGTTGAAATGACTAAAAAGGGACAAGATCGGACCAACGGAATTAGTGACCAGCAGTCAGAAGATGTTTATGAAGACGGATTCTATAAAGGGCTTACTAATCCCTTTCTGCAAAAAAATGAATTTAATTGGACTGTCGATCCACTAGGATTAGAGACAACATTGGAAACCGTCAATGATCGCTACCACTTGCCAATTTACATCACAGAAAATGGACTTGGTGCTTATGATGAACTAACATCTGACCATCAAGTTCATGATGATTATCGTATTAGTTATTTAAAGGATCATTTGACAAGTATCGAAAATGCAGTTAATTCAGGCGTTGATGTTCGCGGATATTTGCCTTGGTCTGCTATCGATTTAGTAAGTGTCCACGAAGGGATGAAAAAGCGTTATGGTTTGATTTACGTCGATCGGACTGAAGATGACCTAAAAAATTTAGCTCGATATCCAAAAGACAGTTATTTTTGGTATCAAAATGTGATTAAGAATAATGGAGTTTAA
- a CDS encoding MDR family MFS transporter, with the protein MKMKKSKRNLIMAIVLGGAFIALLAETFLNNALVTIMDAFQVSQATAQWLSTGYLLIVGVMIPLSAWIFNRFQTRKSYLTMLVIFVIGSIICIFANNFYVLLAGRMIEAISAGAMMPFIQNVILQLFKPEERGLALGITGLVVAFGPAVGPTISGFILKYFEWQMLFIVLAVTSSLVLICALIKFPNLNEPKEIKLDWISLIESVLGFGIMLFIFSEVGNDGKITLIDGVLFIASILILVLFGKRQLQLEEPLLNIRVFLNSQFNWTTLLSTLSNVAMVGIELVLPLYLQTTRNESALLAGIIMMPGAIIMGVFNPISGSLYDKLGIKKISLLGFSILLIGTIPMIFFNSQTSTILITISYAVRMIGIALTMMITFTAGINSLEPEDTTYGNAAASTVRQIGGSLGTAISMTVVAVGTKIATSQGTSAKIASEVGYHWAFDVMIFVAVVGILASFKLKSER; encoded by the coding sequence ATGAAAATGAAAAAGAGTAAACGCAATCTAATCATGGCAATTGTTTTAGGAGGAGCGTTTATTGCTCTTTTAGCTGAAACATTTTTAAACAATGCCTTGGTTACTATAATGGACGCATTTCAGGTCAGCCAAGCAACTGCGCAATGGCTTTCAACAGGCTACCTTTTAATCGTCGGGGTAATGATTCCCCTATCCGCCTGGATTTTTAACCGATTCCAAACTCGCAAAAGTTATTTGACCATGCTAGTTATTTTTGTTATTGGGTCAATTATCTGTATTTTTGCCAACAACTTTTATGTTTTATTAGCTGGCCGGATGATTGAAGCCATTTCTGCCGGTGCAATGATGCCTTTTATTCAAAACGTTATCTTGCAATTATTTAAACCCGAAGAGAGAGGATTAGCGCTCGGAATTACTGGACTCGTGGTCGCTTTTGGACCCGCGGTTGGCCCAACAATTTCAGGATTTATCTTAAAATACTTTGAATGGCAAATGCTATTTATCGTCTTAGCGGTTACCAGTAGTTTAGTACTTATTTGTGCTTTGATAAAATTTCCAAACCTTAATGAACCAAAAGAAATTAAACTTGATTGGATTTCATTGATTGAATCAGTCCTTGGTTTTGGCATCATGCTCTTCATCTTCTCCGAAGTGGGTAACGACGGCAAGATAACTCTTATTGATGGAGTATTATTTATTGCTTCAATTTTGATTTTAGTGCTTTTCGGCAAACGTCAACTGCAATTAGAAGAACCACTTTTAAATATTCGAGTCTTTTTGAATTCGCAATTCAACTGGACGACCCTTCTAAGTACCTTGAGCAATGTCGCAATGGTCGGAATAGAACTTGTTTTACCACTTTACCTTCAAACAACTCGTAATGAATCAGCACTGTTGGCCGGAATTATTATGATGCCAGGTGCAATTATCATGGGAGTTTTTAATCCGATCTCAGGCTCCCTTTATGATAAATTAGGAATTAAAAAGATTTCACTTTTAGGGTTCAGCATTTTACTAATTGGAACGATCCCGATGATCTTCTTCAACTCTCAAACGTCGACAATCTTAATCACGATCAGTTACGCTGTGAGAATGATCGGAATTGCGTTAACGATGATGATCACCTTTACTGCAGGGATCAACTCTCTTGAGCCGGAGGATACTACTTATGGCAACGCAGCAGCATCGACCGTGCGGCAAATTGGCGGATCTCTTGGGACCGCGATTTCAATGACCGTTGTTGCTGTTGGAACCAAAATCGCTACAAGTCAGGGAACAAGCGCCAAAATAGCTAGTGAAGTTGGATATCACTGGGCATTTGATGTAATGATCTTCGTCGCCGTTGTGGGCATCCTTGCTTCATTTAAGTTAAAATCAGAGAGATGA
- a CDS encoding TetR/AcrR family transcriptional regulator, with protein sequence MPSDTFINLKLEKKRKITAALLTEFSENSLANSQVARIVSGAEISRGAFYKYFADLQDSYHYCLGLVLQEVHAGMGEKFERLRSVDDYFRFVKNFINSSEDNQYFSFIKWHFTENEAIVGEINNFPAKANLISSSVLKWGATILCHETIRQYLLEPHLKDQLLNYLRISLKKIEG encoded by the coding sequence ATGCCTTCAGATACGTTTATTAATCTTAAGTTAGAGAAGAAACGGAAAATTACAGCCGCGTTATTAACTGAATTTTCTGAAAATTCGCTAGCTAATTCACAAGTAGCCCGAATAGTTAGTGGCGCTGAAATTTCGCGGGGAGCATTTTACAAGTATTTTGCTGATTTACAAGATAGCTATCATTATTGCTTAGGATTAGTATTGCAAGAAGTTCATGCTGGGATGGGTGAAAAATTTGAACGATTACGATCGGTTGATGATTATTTTCGTTTTGTAAAGAACTTTATCAATAGTTCTGAAGATAACCAGTACTTTTCCTTTATAAAATGGCACTTTACTGAAAATGAGGCGATTGTGGGCGAAATTAATAATTTTCCTGCAAAAGCTAACCTTATTTCGAGTTCTGTTTTAAAGTGGGGAGCAACGATTCTTTGTCATGAAACGATTCGCCAGTATTTATTAGAACCTCACCTCAAAGATCAGTTATTGAATTATTTACGAATTTCATTAAAAAAAATAGAAGGTTAA
- a CDS encoding nucleoside deaminase, with amino-acid sequence MYNSKFMEIAAKEAESNLISQEGGPFGCVIVKDDQMIAKGHNEVLKSNDPSAHGEIVTIRKAGAKLETYDLSGCVLYTNAYPCPMCLSAIIWANIKIVYYGNTAIDADKIGFRDEFIYKFIENGLNDPGVLELEQHDHEKTIKSFEKYQDNDQVIY; translated from the coding sequence ATGTACAATTCAAAATTTATGGAAATTGCTGCTAAAGAAGCTGAATCTAATCTTATCAGCCAAGAAGGTGGACCATTCGGTTGCGTCATTGTTAAAGACGATCAAATGATAGCTAAAGGTCATAATGAAGTTTTAAAATCCAATGATCCAAGCGCCCACGGAGAAATTGTTACTATTAGAAAAGCGGGAGCGAAACTTGAAACTTATGACCTTTCAGGCTGCGTTTTATACACTAATGCCTATCCATGTCCAATGTGTCTATCAGCTATTATTTGGGCTAATATCAAAATCGTCTACTACGGAAATACTGCTATTGACGCTGATAAAATCGGATTTCGTGATGAATTCATTTACAAATTTATCGAAAATGGCTTGAACGACCCTGGGGTTTTAGAACTTGAACAGCACGATCACGAAAAAACAATTAAATCTTTTGAAAAATATCAGGATAATGATCAAGTTATCTATTGA
- a CDS encoding ABC transporter permease, which yields MNPMTIIVTVVSATLVYSAPLIFTAIGGTFSERSGIVNVGLEGIMVMGAFSSIVFNLFMAKDFGQLTPWLGLLVGGLVGLIFSLIHAVATINWQTDHIISGTVLNLMAPALAIYLTKLIFDGKGQTNFIDPQLATASIPFLAKIPIIGQIFFTNTSIAAYLGILVAVLSWWILKYTRFGLRLRSVGEHPEAADSVGISVYRYRYYGVLISGFLGGVGGAIMAESITSNFSGSTIAGQGFMSLAAMIFGKWNPIGAMGAAIFFGFAQSLAIIGKYIPVISKIPNFWFTLAPYLITIIVLVAFVGKSRAPAADGITFVKSH from the coding sequence ATGAATCCAATGACCATTATAGTAACAGTTGTTTCAGCAACGCTGGTTTATTCTGCACCATTAATTTTTACTGCAATCGGGGGAACTTTCTCTGAGCGCTCAGGAATTGTTAACGTTGGTTTAGAAGGGATTATGGTGATGGGAGCTTTCTCAAGCATCGTATTTAATCTTTTTATGGCCAAAGACTTCGGGCAGCTTACTCCTTGGCTCGGTTTATTAGTTGGTGGATTAGTTGGGCTAATATTCTCCTTAATTCATGCAGTTGCTACGATTAATTGGCAAACTGATCATATAATTTCCGGCACAGTTTTGAATTTAATGGCCCCAGCTCTTGCAATTTATTTAACTAAATTAATTTTTGATGGCAAAGGTCAAACTAATTTCATTGATCCGCAACTCGCAACAGCATCAATACCATTTTTGGCAAAAATTCCTATTATTGGACAAATTTTCTTTACGAATACTTCAATTGCAGCCTATCTCGGAATATTAGTTGCAGTTTTGTCCTGGTGGATTTTAAAATACACCCGTTTTGGTCTGCGGCTTCGCTCAGTCGGGGAACATCCAGAAGCTGCGGATTCAGTTGGAATCTCAGTTTATCGCTATCGTTATTATGGAGTCTTAATCTCTGGATTTCTTGGTGGAGTTGGCGGTGCAATTATGGCTGAGAGTATTACCTCTAATTTCTCCGGCTCAACAATTGCAGGTCAAGGATTTATGTCTTTAGCAGCAATGATTTTTGGTAAGTGGAATCCAATTGGAGCTATGGGAGCGGCAATTTTCTTCGGATTTGCGCAATCTCTTGCCATCATCGGTAAATATATTCCGGTTATTTCCAAAATTCCTAATTTTTGGTTTACTTTAGCACCATACTTGATCACAATTATCGTCTTGGTTGCTTTCGTCGGTAAATCAAGAGCTCCAGCTGCTGATGGAATAACTTTTGTTAAATCTCATTAA
- a CDS encoding PTS sugar transporter subunit IIC — protein sequence MNSFINWLNKHLVPVAAKIGQIRWLVALRDAFIAMMPATMVGSVASVFNALIRDIPTRFGWTGFVKAMDPIISINAQVWTGSMAILGLIFAFTFGYHLSVQYKVEPITGGIVTLGTFIMALPQSHVITLKSALSAADSKKLVDAGAAVDGKTITSWGFFNFNSYFGSNGFFTIMILGGLAAAVYIWFMHKNITIKMPDSVPPAIANAFTGIIPAIASLYVSGIVTFVVNTMSKSTVIELIINTIQAPLLKMSQGYGAVLLMTVLVQVFWFFGIHGTNVLGPILDSIWLTAQLSNIAAAKAGQKLPYFWTRNAFDLYAWIGGAGSTLLLLIAILMFSTRDDQRAVAKMSIGPGFFNINEPAMFGLPIVLDPLYFIPFVIAPVVMVTIAYFALSAGLVSPIKYQYVWSMPIFINSIFATFDWRAPILQLINAIIGFGIYIPFVKAANKVNSEESHQD from the coding sequence ATGAATTCTTTTATTAATTGGCTTAATAAGCATTTAGTGCCTGTTGCTGCAAAAATTGGTCAAATAAGATGGCTAGTTGCTTTAAGAGATGCATTTATTGCGATGATGCCAGCTACAATGGTTGGTTCTGTTGCTTCTGTATTCAATGCATTGATTCGTGATATTCCGACAAGATTTGGTTGGACTGGTTTTGTTAAAGCGATGGATCCAATTATTAGTATCAATGCACAAGTTTGGACCGGGTCCATGGCAATTTTGGGTCTAATCTTTGCTTTCACTTTTGGTTATCACTTATCAGTTCAATACAAGGTTGAACCGATCACTGGGGGAATCGTTACCTTAGGAACTTTTATTATGGCTTTACCACAAAGTCATGTGATTACTTTAAAATCAGCATTGAGCGCAGCAGATTCTAAAAAACTTGTTGATGCTGGAGCCGCTGTCGATGGAAAAACCATTACTTCTTGGGGATTTTTCAATTTTAATTCCTATTTTGGATCTAATGGATTTTTCACGATTATGATTTTAGGTGGTTTGGCTGCGGCAGTTTATATTTGGTTCATGCATAAGAATATTACCATTAAGATGCCTGATTCGGTTCCACCAGCTATTGCAAATGCATTTACGGGGATTATTCCAGCCATTGCTTCTTTATATGTTTCTGGAATTGTTACCTTTGTCGTTAATACAATGAGCAAATCAACTGTGATCGAGTTAATCATTAACACTATTCAAGCACCACTTTTGAAAATGTCTCAAGGTTACGGAGCCGTTTTGTTAATGACTGTTTTGGTTCAAGTATTCTGGTTCTTTGGAATCCATGGAACAAACGTTTTAGGACCAATTTTAGATTCGATTTGGTTAACAGCTCAATTATCAAATATTGCTGCAGCTAAAGCTGGTCAGAAATTACCATATTTCTGGACTCGTAACGCTTTTGACCTTTATGCTTGGATCGGTGGCGCAGGATCTACACTTTTACTTTTAATTGCAATTTTGATGTTCAGTACTCGTGACGATCAGCGGGCCGTTGCCAAAATGTCAATTGGACCTGGTTTCTTTAACATTAATGAGCCTGCGATGTTCGGTTTACCGATTGTTTTAGATCCGCTTTATTTCATTCCATTTGTCATTGCACCAGTTGTAATGGTTACAATTGCTTACTTTGCATTAAGTGCTGGCCTTGTTTCACCAATTAAATATCAATACGTTTGGTCAATGCCAATCTTTATTAATTCAATTTTTGCCACTTTTGATTGGCGTGCCCCAATTCTGCAGTTAATAAACGCAATAATTGGTTTTGGTATTTACATTCCGTTTGTCAAGGCAGCTAATAAAGTCAATTCTGAAGAATCACATCAGGATTAA
- a CDS encoding DUF3284 domain-containing protein, whose amino-acid sequence MKIAVPADYFFHRIIESSLYDIQQQTGKKPNPNQLKGFSFKRKNANGTMSTMTITAYQPDKKYAYHMHTGRNDYDVAYNVESLGNEQMRLTYEETIEGKSASVNANNYVSGFLVGWVRKRRFKKMKRQMESDYIQQESHKS is encoded by the coding sequence TTGAAAATTGCAGTACCAGCAGATTACTTTTTTCATCGAATTATTGAATCATCATTATATGACATCCAGCAGCAGACTGGTAAAAAACCTAACCCAAATCAATTAAAAGGTTTTTCATTTAAACGAAAAAATGCTAATGGTACAATGAGTACAATGACGATTACCGCTTATCAACCGGATAAAAAATATGCTTACCATATGCATACCGGAAGAAATGATTACGATGTGGCTTACAATGTGGAATCACTAGGAAATGAGCAGATGCGTCTAACTTATGAGGAAACGATTGAGGGTAAATCTGCAAGCGTTAATGCGAACAATTATGTATCTGGTTTTCTAGTTGGTTGGGTTCGAAAGCGACGTTTTAAGAAGATGAAGCGTCAGATGGAATCCGACTATATTCAACAAGAAAGTCATAAAAGTTAA
- a CDS encoding ABC transporter ATP-binding protein has translation MAVITLKNVSKTFGSKTSKVEALKNVNFSAERGEVSLVLGPSGSGKSTFLTIAGGLQAPTTGKVMLDGISLAEISEREKEQVRLNKIGFVLQSYNLVPFLTVKEQFEFVSKVKKTGNLSSDELNELLSELGIADFSTKYPGELSGGQAQRVSIARALYPNPSIIFADEPTAALDSPNVKVVGEMFQSEAKKRDKTIVVVTHDMRLKDYCDHIFEIMDGKMTQKN, from the coding sequence ATGGCAGTAATTACTTTAAAAAATGTTAGTAAAACTTTTGGCTCCAAAACAAGCAAGGTTGAAGCTTTAAAGAATGTAAATTTTTCTGCAGAACGCGGGGAGGTAAGTCTAGTACTTGGTCCTTCTGGCTCAGGAAAAAGCACCTTTTTAACGATCGCAGGTGGATTACAGGCACCGACAACTGGTAAGGTGATGCTTGATGGGATTTCTTTAGCTGAGATCTCTGAGCGAGAAAAAGAGCAAGTTCGACTAAATAAAATTGGTTTTGTTTTGCAATCTTACAACTTAGTACCATTTTTAACTGTTAAAGAGCAATTTGAGTTTGTGTCAAAGGTTAAAAAAACTGGGAATCTTAGTTCAGATGAATTAAATGAATTGTTATCAGAACTGGGAATTGCTGATTTTAGTACCAAGTATCCAGGTGAACTATCAGGGGGGCAAGCTCAGCGTGTTTCGATTGCTCGAGCTTTATATCCTAATCCGTCTATAATTTTTGCAGATGAACCGACGGCAGCTCTTGATTCTCCAAATGTTAAGGTAGTTGGTGAGATGTTTCAATCAGAAGCAAAGAAACGTGACAAAACAATTGTAGTTGTGACGCATGACATGCGTTTAAAAGACTATTGTGATCATATTTTCGAAATTATGGATGGTAAAATGACTCAGAAAAATTAA